A single region of the Marmota flaviventris isolate mMarFla1 chromosome 10, mMarFla1.hap1, whole genome shotgun sequence genome encodes:
- the Dnttip2 gene encoding deoxynucleotidyltransferase terminal-interacting protein 2 has product MVVTRSARSRARIQDTSPESSQQKSCAEGIPENRKECGSDGQSIIESLQTAGEKNSVPRTPKSKKRKSGAADSQAKITKPSTDEENSEEESNYSSVSEVQEPILRITRRRQIIIPLTPVTPIRKRQIITPINEPLTEEVVSEAESHASGVSRVVTSTEVARRIRSKAKSEVRDISQQSNAETKADTESCSYSSISEITPKRKTRNVYRKLKLETEKKDTKIVPGNENRIIDTPVNSKDADTIQDSQLPAGFPSQTNKPNFCNNEIYNDFNDDPFHRNSDKVLTVQKHQHLNVSEEKQTNVASLRETISLEEDNEIIDEGKEINGKGSQLSPSELQERSLQPLVTQKLSTPQKKTTSEQSDLNCETIMKSLAKTFAVVEVNRWSEEINSTIKTSDITKFSDDNEESARIDVSEDNSKMSENLECDTKLCKSELNTSQEVSDSVLLVLSSDESQQSENCESEEDTLCFVENSGQNESLSEDSGNTSCKNALFVIDTTPGLSAEKKFYLEEEDKASEVSIEEEKEEGEEDDENSEELSDNDRNEDDECSDEDDLLNNTKSKLLKLTSSSIDPGLSIKQLGGVYININADKLQSNKRTLTQIKEKKKNELLQKAIITPDFEKNYGVPPYSESKRQLQKKRRKERQKTAGDGWFGMKAPELTDELKNDLRALKMRASMDPKRFYKKNDRDGFPKYFQVGTIVDNPADFYHSRIPKKQRKRTIVEELLADSEFRRYNRRKYSEIMAEKAANAAGKKFRKKKKFRN; this is encoded by the exons ATGGTGGTCACCCGGTCTGCACGTTCCCGGGCCAGGATCCAAGATACATCGCCTGAAAGTTCCCAGCAGAAG AGTTGTGCTGAAGGGATTCCAGAAAACAGGAAGGAATGTGGATCTGATGGCCAAAGTATTATTGAATCACTGCAAActgctggggaaaaaaattcagtCCCTAGAACTCCTAAAAGCAAAAAGAGGAAGAGCGGAGCTGCAGACTCACAAGCAAAGATAACTAAACCATCTACTGATGAAGAGAACTCTGAAGAAGAGTCAAATTATTCATCTGTGTCTGAGGTCCAGGAGCCTATTCTAAGAATAACTAGGAGAAGGCAGATCATAATTCCACTCACCCCAGTGACTCCTATTAGGAAAAGGCAGATAATAACTCCAATAAATGAGCCTCTTACTGAAGAGGTTGTCTCTGAAGCAGAATCTCATGCTTCAGGTGTTTCTAGAGTTGTTACTTCCACAGAAGTAGCAAGAAGAATCAGAAGTAAGGCTAAATCTGAAGTAAGAGATATAAGCCAACAATCAAATGCAGAAACTAAAGCTGATACTGAGTCGTGTTCCTACAGTTCAATCTCTGAAATTACACCTAAGAGAAAAACCAGAAATGTGTATAGGAAATTAAAGCTAGAAACTGAGAAGAAAGATACAAAGATTGTACCAGGAAATGAAAACCGAATCATAGATACGCCTGTGAATTCAAAGGATGCAGATACCATTCAGGATTCTCAGTTACCAGCAGGATTTCCTTCTCAGACAAATAAACCAAATTTCTGTAATAATGAAATTTATAATGACTTTAATGATGATCCATTCCACAGAAATTCAGACAAAGTACTAACAGTGCAAAAACATCAACATCTTAATGTAAGTGAGGAAAAACAGACCAATGTTGCATCTCTTAGAGAAACAATCTCTCTTGAAGAGGACAATGAAATAATAGATGAGGGAAAAGAAATTAATGGGAAAGGTTCTCAGCTGAGTCCTTCTGAACTTCAGGAGAGGAGTCTTCAACCATTAGTGACCCAGAAACTTTCGACTCCCCAAAAGAAAACCACATCAGAACAATCAGATCTGAACTGTGAGACTATAATGAAATCATTAGCAAAAACATTTGCAGTTGTGGAAGTGAACAGATGGAGTGAAGAGATAAATAGTACCATAAAAACAAGTGACATAACAAAGTTCAGTGATGATAATGAAGAGTCTGCTAGAATAGATGTCAGTGAAGACAACagcaaaatgagtgaaaacctaGAATGTGATACCAAACTCTGCAAGTCTGAACTCAACACTTCTCAGGAGGTGAGTGATTCTGTTTTATTAGTTCTTAGCAGTGATGAAAGCCAGCAGTCTGAAAACTGTGAAAGTGAAGAGGACACTCTGTGTTTTGTTGAAAATAGTGGCCAAAATGAGTCGTTAAGTGAAGACTCTGGAAATACATCATGCAAAAATGCACTGTTTGTAATTGATACAACTCCTGGATTGagtgctgagaaaaaattttatttggaagagGAAGACAAAGCAAGTGAAGTTTccattgaagaagaaaaagaggagggggaggaagatgATGAAAACAGTGAAGAACTATCAGATAATGACAGAAATGAAGATGATGAGTGTAGTGATGAAGACGACTTACTGaataacacaaaatctaaact TCTGAAATTGACAAGTAGCAGCATAGATCCTGGTCTGAGTATCAAGCAGTTGGGTGGTGTGTATATTAATATCAACGCAGACAAACTACAGTCTAACAAGAGAACCCTAACACAGatcaaggagaagaagaaaaatgag ctTCTGCAGAAAGCCATCATTACACctgattttgaaaaaaactaTGGTGTCCCACCATATAGTGAATCAAAACGTCAACTTCAGAAAAAACGCAGG AAAGAGCGACAAAAAACAGCAGGTGATGGCTGGTTTGGTATGAAAGCTCCAGAATTGACAGATGAACTGAAAAATGATCTCAGAGCACTGAAGATGAGAGCAAGCATGGACCCAAAAAGATTCTACAAGAAAAATGATAGAGATGGCTTCCCTAAGTATTTCCAG GTTGGAACCATTGTTGACAATCCAGCTGATTTCTACCATTCACGAATTCccaagaagcaaaggaaaagaacTATTGTGGAAGAACTGCTGGCTGATTCTGAATTCAGAAG atATAACCGAAGGAAGTACTCAGAGATCATGGCTGAAAAAGCAGCAAATGCAGCAGGAAAAAAGTTCCGTAAGAAGAAGAAATTCCGCAATTAA